A single window of Tuberibacillus sp. Marseille-P3662 DNA harbors:
- a CDS encoding CBO0543 family protein, giving the protein MEPIINKGAVQFVDRYYQRFHQLQADMLDYWIDHTLFHWDFWISVILTIFPWIVWFWVCDKQNFGRILFAGCLVIIIASYMDFLGTALGLWYYAGKALPTIPAYVPWDISLIPIFVMLLLQFKPHLNPWLKGVFFGVVSGVVAEVIFKLLGFYVSKGWHMWYSVPIYVLIYLIAHWMAEKCRFGPIGKKKRDE; this is encoded by the coding sequence ATGGAACCGATTATTAACAAAGGTGCTGTCCAGTTTGTTGATCGATATTATCAAAGGTTTCATCAACTGCAAGCAGATATGCTTGATTACTGGATCGATCATACGCTGTTTCATTGGGATTTCTGGATTTCAGTCATATTGACGATTTTTCCTTGGATTGTTTGGTTCTGGGTATGTGATAAACAGAATTTCGGACGAATTTTATTTGCCGGATGTTTGGTCATCATAATCGCTTCCTATATGGACTTTCTGGGAACGGCATTGGGTCTATGGTACTATGCAGGTAAAGCCTTACCGACCATTCCTGCTTATGTTCCTTGGGATATTTCTTTGATCCCAATATTCGTTATGTTGCTTCTACAATTCAAACCCCATCTCAATCCTTGGCTAAAAGGTGTGTTTTTTGGCGTTGTAAGTGGTGTGGTAGCTGAGGTAATTTTTAAGTTGCTTGGCTTTTATGTATCCAAGGGTTGGCACATGTGGTACTCGGTTCCGATTTATGTTTTAATCTATTTAATAGCTCACTGGATGGCTGAAAAGTGCCGATTTGGTCCCATTGGTAAGAAGAAGCGGGACGAATGA
- a CDS encoding cation:proton antiporter, with amino-acid sequence MHAFNEVFIQIILLLSMAIGVTAIAKYFDLPYTIALVIAGLALGMVHIEPLEKVYDFVNTSSVFQVIIISIFLPVILGEATIKMPFRHLNDNRKPILFLAFGGTFLSYIIVGALMYLVLDLPLQVAFVFGALMAATDPISVISIFQTKGVNRKLTTILEGESLFNDGIAVVLFKISSIYLLEYIAMGWAGLGEGILMFLQFAIGGFLIGALAGFVFSHLTRLFDDYPLEIVFSFIMFFGIYFTAEHFQLSGVIAVAVSGIIYGSYGTKVGMTPLTKMSIKNFWDVIALIANSIIFFMVGLQINRISFNFSQDWFLIVGAILIVLVTRCIAVYLSLSFVKVPLKWKHVVNWGGLRGSLSVALALSLPADFIMKDEIIILTFSVVVFSLVVQTLTLDPLIKWLRVVKPSQGVEDYDNAIAHIHRIDKAKEKLEEMRAASFVAGDVYNDLKEQYQNELDAYHEELSRLYDAYPEIEAEQIHDARRQLYYEEHDAVNELINRDIINNKIGDKHKRTIIEKVEEIDSKDE; translated from the coding sequence ATGCACGCATTTAACGAAGTTTTTATCCAAATTATTCTACTACTGAGTATGGCTATTGGCGTAACAGCAATCGCTAAATACTTTGATCTGCCTTATACGATCGCGCTTGTGATTGCCGGACTCGCTCTAGGAATGGTTCACATCGAGCCTTTGGAAAAAGTTTATGATTTTGTTAACACCTCTTCAGTTTTTCAAGTCATTATTATTTCGATTTTTTTACCGGTTATTTTAGGTGAAGCGACGATTAAAATGCCTTTTAGACATCTTAATGATAACCGCAAGCCGATTCTATTCCTTGCCTTTGGCGGCACATTCCTGTCTTACATCATTGTTGGTGCTTTAATGTACTTGGTGCTTGATTTGCCCTTACAGGTGGCGTTTGTTTTCGGTGCTTTAATGGCGGCAACAGATCCGATTAGCGTGATTTCTATTTTTCAGACAAAAGGCGTTAATCGTAAATTAACGACCATCTTAGAAGGAGAGTCGTTGTTTAACGATGGTATTGCCGTCGTATTATTTAAAATTTCTTCTATCTATTTATTGGAATACATAGCCATGGGATGGGCTGGTCTTGGTGAAGGCATCTTAATGTTTTTGCAATTTGCGATTGGCGGCTTCCTTATTGGTGCTTTAGCTGGGTTTGTTTTTTCTCATTTAACAAGATTGTTTGATGATTATCCTTTGGAGATTGTCTTCTCGTTTATTATGTTCTTCGGTATCTACTTCACGGCTGAGCACTTTCAACTTAGCGGTGTGATTGCGGTCGCGGTTTCCGGTATTATTTACGGTTCTTATGGAACCAAAGTGGGTATGACCCCATTAACTAAAATGAGTATTAAAAACTTCTGGGACGTTATTGCACTGATTGCTAACTCCATCATCTTCTTTATGGTTGGGTTACAAATTAACAGAATTTCTTTTAACTTCTCTCAAGATTGGTTTTTAATTGTCGGTGCTATTTTGATTGTGCTTGTGACTCGTTGTATCGCTGTCTATCTAAGCTTAAGCTTTGTGAAGGTGCCGCTTAAATGGAAGCATGTTGTGAATTGGGGCGGTTTGCGAGGAAGTCTTTCTGTCGCTTTGGCGCTCAGTTTGCCGGCTGATTTTATCATGAAAGATGAAATTATTATTTTAACCTTTAGTGTTGTCGTTTTTTCCTTAGTTGTTCAAACCTTAACATTGGATCCGCTGATTAAATGGCTCCGTGTCGTAAAGCCGTCACAGGGGGTCGAAGATTATGATAATGCGATTGCTCATATTCATCGGATTGATAAAGCCAAGGAAAAATTAGAGGAGATGCGGGCGGCTTCATTCGTCGCAGGCGATGTCTATAATGATCTCAAAGAGCAATACCAAAACGAACTGGATGCCTACCATGAAGAACTGAGTCGACTGTATGACGCTTACCCCGAGATTGAGGCCGAGCAAATACATGACGCCCGCAGGCAACTATATTATGAAGAGCATGATGCTGTTAATGAATTGATTAATAGAGACATCATTAATAATAAAATTGGTGATAAACATAAACGGACCATCATTGAAAAAGTAGAAGAAATCGATTCAAAGGATGAATAG